In Segatella copri, the DNA window TGACCAAGGGCGATCAAGCTACTCTGCGCAATTTGGCAGAGGTAAAAGCTTACCGTTCTTCGGTAAATACTACTCATTCCAAGGCAGTTTCTCCTTTATTGGGTAATATTGCATGGAATCAGAGTAAGCCTTTTAATAATATGTGTCCGATTTATGATGGTAAAAATCGGGCTGTTACCGGTTGTGTGGCTACAGCTATGGCGCAGATGATGGCTTATTATAAGCATCCTAAACAATTGTTGCAGGATATTCCTGAATATACTAAGAAATGGTATGGTAGGGATGTGGCTGTTTCTGGTATTAGCAAGAGCGATGGTGTATATGATTGGGACAACATGTTACCTTTCTATAGTAGTGCAGAGGGTAGCTATACCAAAGATCAGGCCAATGCCGTAGCCAAATTGATGTTCCATTGTGGAGCTGCCGTGAAGATGGGGTATGGTGAAATGTCGGGTGCAAATCTTACGCCAGCACCTTTGGCTAAGTATTTCGGATATGATGCCGATATGATGCTGGATTTATCCCGTTCTTTATATTCTCTGGCAGAATGGACTCAGATTCTTGACAATGAATTGGCTGCTGGGCGTCCTGTTTTCTATTCAGGTTCTTCTACCGATGGTGGTCATCAGTTTATCTGTGATGGTTCCGATGGTCAGGGACTTTATCATATCAACTGGGGCTGGGGAGGCTATCAGAATGGTTATTTCGATGTTACGATCTTGAATCCTGAGAAGGGTGGTGTCGGCTCCGGTAATGCACAGGATGGTTACAACCGCAGTTGTAGTATGTTGGTTGGTGTGGCTCCTGATAATGGTAAGGTAGATGAGCCTGTAGCACCTTTCGCTCCTATTGTGCAGAGCTATTGGGATAAAATGTCTGTTTTTGAACTGACTAAGGATACAAGAAATCAGGTTTCAGATAAATTTGCCTTGAAAATACAGAATTATTTCTGTAATCAGAGTCGTCAGGATATGACAGGCTCTATCGCTTATGGTATATTGAAGTCTGATGGTACTTATGTTCCAATTTCTGGGGTTAAGGAATTCTCTTTTAAGGGTATCCAAGATAATGGCAACACTTATGGTAATACTTTCTTGTTTGAATTTGATTATGCTTTCCCAATCGGACAGACCACGATCTATGCGATTTACAGTACCGATCATGTTCATTGGAACAAATGCGCTAATTCTGAAATGCGGCCTTATGTCGTTGAGGCTACAGCTCAAAAACTGACTCAGGTTCGTTCGCAATTGAAAGCAGATATCACTCCAACCGAAGAACTATTGGGTGGATTAACCAATGGCTTTGAAATTACTATCCAGAATCAGGGTGATATCGAATATTTGGGAGCCATCAATATCTTCAGCAATACGACTGCTACTATGCCAGACCAAGCCGCGATGGATGTTTATGTCACGGTTCCAGCACATAGTTCTATTACCAGAAAGGTAGAGTTGTCTCCTTCGGCGGGTGATTTGTATCTCTGGCTGACTGATGCAGGAGCAGAGAATGTCTTTGTTAATGCCAAGAAGTTTACGGTGGGAGCTACACCTGCAACCCCTGTATTCACAGTTGTAAAGGCATGGACCAATGCGGCTCCAAATGAATATGAGACCGAAAAGGCGACTTATGGTAGTAATAAAGTGAAAGCTCCAAAGACGAATGATGCTTTTGCCCAATTCAATTTTGCTATCAAGAACGATGGAGGTACAGCTTTGTTGAAATATGCCTTGATAGCATATAGTACGAATGAAAGAAGCTTTGTTCCTCGTTTTGAGACGGTACGCATTCCTGGTAATGGAGCGACCACTACAATATCCAGGTCTTTTGACCCTAACGAGTTGGGCGGCAATACAATCGTTTCTGATCTGTGGTTCATGAGTTTGACAGATGGTAAATATTATGATATTCCAACCACTTTGTCTAAAAACAGACTTGATATAGTGGGTTCAGACGGCTATTATTTGTTTGATCCATTTAACTTGATAGTCTATGTTACTGATCAGACTTTAGGTATTTCTGACATTTCATTGAACAAAGGAATCTA includes these proteins:
- a CDS encoding thiol protease/hemagglutinin PrtT produces the protein MKCIRLHLLLSALLLISVSAFAGPRSFRQAKQIAERQAALLGIVMDESAASQAKSFGFGDKTQKSQASDQETASYYVFPHGEGKGFTIVSGDDCLPEIVGYTDQGTYDEASLPESYKNFMKAYQEMVEALTKGDQATLRNLAEVKAYRSSVNTTHSKAVSPLLGNIAWNQSKPFNNMCPIYDGKNRAVTGCVATAMAQMMAYYKHPKQLLQDIPEYTKKWYGRDVAVSGISKSDGVYDWDNMLPFYSSAEGSYTKDQANAVAKLMFHCGAAVKMGYGEMSGANLTPAPLAKYFGYDADMMLDLSRSLYSLAEWTQILDNELAAGRPVFYSGSSTDGGHQFICDGSDGQGLYHINWGWGGYQNGYFDVTILNPEKGGVGSGNAQDGYNRSCSMLVGVAPDNGKVDEPVAPFAPIVQSYWDKMSVFELTKDTRNQVSDKFALKIQNYFCNQSRQDMTGSIAYGILKSDGTYVPISGVKEFSFKGIQDNGNTYGNTFLFEFDYAFPIGQTTIYAIYSTDHVHWNKCANSEMRPYVVEATAQKLTQVRSQLKADITPTEELLGGLTNGFEITIQNQGDIEYLGAINIFSNTTATMPDQAAMDVYVTVPAHSSITRKVELSPSAGDLYLWLTDAGAENVFVNAKKFTVGATPATPVFTVVKAWTNAAPNEYETEKATYGSNKVKAPKTNDAFAQFNFAIKNDGGTALLKYALIAYSTNERSFVPRFETVRIPGNGATTTISRSFDPNELGGNTIVSDLWFMSLTDGKYYDIPTTLSKNRLDIVGSDGYYLFDPFNLIVYVTDQTLGISDISLNKGIYGGNGEIIISSDRSQIIKIFNLSGQKVTSVAVRAGERQTIPVPSGIYIVNGVKVIVK